A single Ketogulonicigenium vulgare WSH-001 DNA region contains:
- a CDS encoding deoxyguanosinetriphosphate triphosphohydrolase has product MTTSWPEGSYGTLASYAADPARTRGRLYPEEESIHRSPFQRDRDRIIHSSAFRRLKHKTQVFLEHEGDYFRTRLTHSIEVAQVARTLAGSFGLNQELAEAVALAHDLGHTPFGHTGEDALDALMKPYGGFDHNAQAIKIVTSLERHYADFDGLNLTWETLEGIAKHNGPVPAPVAFALADYDARHPLDLHTYASAEAQAAALADDIAYNHHDLHDGLRAELFSTDELAELPILQDCFAEVDRKYPGLNYYRRRHEALRRFFGVLVEDVIHVTRTNLAELQPQTADDVRHAGRAMVRFSDGLWADLKVIRGFLFTRMYRAPGVVMMRQEATKVIETLFPLFMEQPDELPRQWRADVEKAQDQQALARIVSDYIAGMTDRFAIETYARLVDEDMTDRTRALRIL; this is encoded by the coding sequence ATGACCACAAGCTGGCCCGAGGGCTCTTACGGCACACTTGCCTCCTATGCCGCCGACCCGGCCAGAACGCGCGGACGTCTTTACCCCGAGGAAGAGAGCATCCACCGCTCGCCCTTCCAGCGCGACCGTGACCGGATCATCCATTCATCTGCCTTCCGCCGCCTCAAGCATAAAACCCAGGTTTTTCTAGAGCATGAGGGCGATTACTTTCGCACGCGCCTGACCCATTCGATCGAAGTGGCGCAGGTTGCGCGCACGCTGGCAGGCTCGTTCGGCCTGAACCAAGAGCTGGCAGAGGCCGTCGCGCTGGCCCATGACCTCGGGCATACACCTTTTGGTCATACGGGCGAGGATGCGCTGGATGCGCTGATGAAACCTTACGGCGGCTTTGATCACAACGCGCAGGCGATCAAAATCGTGACATCGTTGGAACGTCATTACGCCGATTTCGACGGGCTGAACCTGACATGGGAAACGCTAGAGGGGATTGCAAAGCACAACGGCCCGGTGCCTGCGCCCGTCGCCTTCGCCCTTGCGGATTATGATGCCCGCCACCCGCTGGATCTGCACACCTATGCCAGTGCCGAGGCGCAGGCCGCCGCGCTGGCCGATGATATCGCCTATAACCACCACGACCTGCACGATGGGCTGCGGGCCGAGCTGTTCTCGACCGATGAGCTGGCCGAGCTGCCGATCTTGCAAGATTGCTTCGCCGAAGTTGACCGCAAATACCCCGGCCTGAACTATTATCGCCGCCGGCACGAGGCGCTGCGCCGGTTCTTTGGTGTCTTGGTCGAGGATGTGATCCATGTGACCCGCACCAATCTGGCCGAGTTGCAGCCCCAGACGGCCGATGATGTGCGACATGCGGGCCGGGCGATGGTGCGATTCTCGGACGGGCTCTGGGCTGATCTGAAGGTGATCCGGGGGTTCTTGTTCACCCGTATGTATCGTGCGCCGGGCGTTGTGATGATGCGGCAAGAGGCCACCAAAGTCATCGAGACGCTGTTCCCGCTGTTCATGGAGCAGCCGGATGAGCTGCCCCGCCAGTGGCGCGCTGATGTCGAAAAAGCGCAGGATCAACAGGCGCTTGCGCGGATCGTGTCCGATTACATCGCAGGCATGACCGACCGTTTCGCCATCGAGACCTATGCGCGATTGGTGGACGAGGATATGACCGACCGCACGCGCGCGCTGCGCATTCTTTAA
- a CDS encoding DUF2312 domain-containing protein: MSDITSTSVAADEIRSIVERYETLEAEKKYVAEQLKEVMAEAKGRGYDTKVLRKIIALRKRDQNDLAEEEAILDLYKQALGM, from the coding sequence ATGTCCGATATCACCAGCACCAGCGTTGCCGCCGATGAAATCCGCTCGATCGTCGAGCGCTATGAAACGCTTGAGGCTGAAAAGAAATATGTGGCCGAGCAGTTGAAAGAGGTCATGGCCGAGGCCAAAGGCCGCGGTTACGACACCAAAGTCCTGCGTAAGATCATCGCCCTGCGCAAGCGTGATCAGAATGATCTGGCCGAAGAAGAAGCGATCCTCGACCTTTATAAACAAGCGCTTGGGATGTAA
- the dksA gene encoding RNA polymerase-binding protein DksA encodes MKAEVFLPDDYRPAEDEPFMNDLQLEYFRRKLLGWKADLLSDSRDTIEGMKDQTRNIPDLADRASEETDRALELRTRDRQRKLVSKIDAALRRIDEGEYGYCEITGEPISLKRLDARPTATMTLEAQERHERREKVHRDD; translated from the coding sequence ATGAAAGCAGAAGTATTTCTGCCCGACGATTATCGTCCCGCCGAGGATGAGCCCTTCATGAACGATCTGCAGCTGGAATACTTCCGGCGCAAGCTGCTGGGCTGGAAAGCTGATCTCCTCAGCGACAGCCGCGACACGATCGAAGGCATGAAGGATCAAACGCGCAACATCCCCGATCTGGCCGATCGCGCCAGCGAGGAAACCGACCGCGCGTTGGAACTGCGCACCCGCGACCGCCAGCGCAAGCTGGTCAGCAAGATCGACGCCGCACTGCGCCGTATCGACGAGGGTGAATACGGCTATTGCGAAATCACGGGCGAGCCGATCTCGCTCAAGCGTCTGGATGCGCGTCCGACCGCCACCATGACCCTTGAGGCGCAAGAGCGGCATGAGCGTCGCGAAAAAGTACATCGTGACGACTAA
- a CDS encoding ArsR/SmtB family transcription factor, protein MEIQSEHIDEKSRYCADMAALAAVAEGASDVFRVLSNPQRLRILCALNSGACCVSQLEDNLGASQAYVSGQLARMRSEGVVTCARAGRQMVYSIADPRLQAVLAGLAQAVAQIAASQMAVSAQDQADNHQHQTDK, encoded by the coding sequence ATGGAGATACAAAGCGAACATATCGACGAAAAGTCGCGTTACTGCGCTGATATGGCTGCCCTTGCGGCCGTCGCCGAAGGCGCGTCCGATGTGTTTCGTGTGCTGTCCAACCCGCAGCGCTTGCGTATTCTATGCGCGCTGAACAGCGGCGCATGTTGTGTCTCGCAGCTTGAGGATAATCTGGGCGCAAGCCAAGCCTATGTCTCAGGTCAGTTGGCGCGGATGCGCAGCGAGGGTGTGGTGACCTGTGCGCGTGCAGGACGGCAGATGGTCTATTCCATCGCCGACCCGCGGTTGCAGGCTGTGCTTGCAGGCCTTGCGCAGGCTGTGGCGCAGATTGCTGCCTCTCAGATGGCTGTCTCAGCGCAGGATCAGGCCGACAACCACCAGCATCAAACCGATAAATGA
- a CDS encoding M48 family metallopeptidase, whose amino-acid sequence MLRLLPFVLLIAWPLVSYWLAVRRTRQMLDRQSTPLVEPRLNAMAKQLGSALDLPTVKVHILEIAAINGLAAPDGRIFITRGFLKAYAAGEITAEEIASVIAHELGHVALGHGKRRIFDFAGQNALRTALMVLFGRFLPGVGPWLAGLAASAFAARLSRSDEYEADAYATALLGRAGIGVQHQISMFKKLDGMTGNLGAQPAWLISHPRPDQRIAAIEANAAKWGLRVE is encoded by the coding sequence GTGCTGCGCCTGCTGCCCTTTGTCCTGCTGATCGCCTGGCCGCTGGTCAGCTATTGGCTGGCGGTGCGGCGGACGCGGCAGATGCTGGACCGACAATCCACCCCGCTGGTCGAGCCACGCCTGAACGCCATGGCGAAACAGCTGGGCAGCGCGCTGGATCTGCCGACGGTGAAAGTGCATATCCTTGAGATTGCGGCGATCAACGGCCTTGCGGCCCCCGATGGCCGGATTTTCATCACGCGCGGGTTTCTCAAGGCCTATGCAGCGGGCGAAATCACCGCCGAGGAAATCGCCAGCGTCATCGCGCATGAGCTCGGCCATGTCGCGCTGGGTCATGGCAAGCGGCGTATCTTTGACTTTGCCGGACAAAACGCCCTGCGCACCGCGCTGATGGTGCTGTTTGGCCGCTTTTTGCCGGGCGTTGGCCCGTGGCTGGCCGGACTTGCGGCCAGCGCCTTTGCCGCGCGCCTGTCGCGCAGCGATGAATACGAGGCGGACGCCTATGCCACCGCCCTGCTGGGCCGCGCCGGGATCGGCGTGCAGCATCAGATTTCGATGTTCAAAAAGCTGGACGGCATGACCGGAAACCTCGGCGCGCAGCCAGCATGGCTGATCTCGCACCCCCGCCCCGACCAGCGCATCGCCGCGATCGAGGCGAATGCCGCCAAATGGGGCCTAAGGGTCGAGTAG
- a CDS encoding FAD-dependent oxidoreductase gives MSDDRSVAVIGGGIAGTCAALAFAQRGARVTLYERAPQIREFGAGLQITPNGARGLQALGIDLSAGLTAQAVAPHDGVTGRAIARFDLTQLSGPPYRFFHRGTLIGLLADACTRAGVDIRTGQQVLDATPDGAVVTAASPAHYDLVIGADGVHSIVRQRLAPSTPRFSGQVAWRGVIAGDHPPEARIWMLPGHHAVTYPLPDGQINIVAVRERKAWAPEGWSHPDATENLRAAFCDAAPELAMMLGQIAQPMLWGLFLHPVAPVWRADRLVMIGDAAHPTLPFLAQGANLAIEDAVTLGAADDLAAWEAARILRTSRAIAAANRNAKNYHLRGPARALAHSGLGMIGRFAPARFLQSMDWLYGFDPSQASSSTQTGT, from the coding sequence ATGTCTGACGATAGATCCGTCGCCGTGATCGGCGGCGGTATCGCTGGCACCTGCGCCGCGTTGGCTTTTGCACAGCGCGGGGCGCGCGTCACACTTTACGAACGCGCGCCGCAGATTCGCGAATTTGGCGCGGGGCTGCAGATTACGCCCAACGGTGCGCGGGGCTTGCAAGCCTTGGGGATTGATCTGTCAGCGGGTCTTACCGCGCAGGCGGTCGCGCCCCATGATGGGGTGACGGGCAGGGCGATTGCCCGCTTTGACCTGACGCAGCTCTCCGGCCCCCCTTATCGTTTCTTTCATCGCGGCACGCTGATCGGTCTTTTGGCCGATGCGTGCACGCGGGCGGGCGTGGATATCCGCACGGGCCAGCAGGTTCTGGATGCAACGCCCGATGGCGCGGTGGTGACCGCCGCAAGTCCCGCACATTACGATCTGGTCATTGGTGCGGATGGTGTCCATTCCATCGTGCGCCAGCGCCTTGCGCCCAGCACGCCGCGCTTTTCCGGCCAAGTCGCATGGCGCGGTGTGATTGCGGGCGATCATCCGCCTGAGGCGCGTATCTGGATGCTGCCCGGCCATCATGCTGTCACCTATCCGCTGCCGGACGGCCAGATCAACATCGTCGCCGTGCGTGAGCGCAAGGCCTGGGCACCCGAGGGATGGAGCCATCCCGACGCCACCGAAAACCTGCGCGCCGCGTTTTGCGATGCTGCGCCGGAATTGGCGATGATGCTGGGGCAGATCGCGCAGCCGATGCTGTGGGGGCTGTTCCTGCATCCGGTCGCGCCGGTTTGGCGCGCGGACAGGCTGGTGATGATCGGCGATGCCGCCCATCCGACGCTGCCTTTCCTGGCGCAGGGGGCGAATTTGGCGATCGAGGATGCGGTGACGTTGGGGGCCGCCGATGATCTTGCGGCATGGGAAGCGGCGCGCATCCTACGCACCAGCCGCGCGATTGCAGCGGCAAATCGCAATGCCAAGAATTACCACCTGCGCGGCCCCGCCCGCGCGCTGGCGCATAGCGGATTGGGGATGATCGGGCGGTTTGCGCCCGCGCGCTTTTTACAGTCGATGGATTGGCTGTATGGGTTTGACCCGTCTCAGGCGTCCAGCTCGACCCAGACCGGCACGTGA
- a CDS encoding RSP_2647 family RNA methyltransferase — MTEHTPDPATTYATVRLSPKADARAIRHGFPWVYSDELVLDRRTKALTPGTFAVLEDAERRPMAIVTVNPASRIAARVMDQNIEAVIDTAWLAAKLTRALAHRTRLYDQPFYRLVHAEADGLPGVVIDRFGDTAVIQPNAAWSERMVENLADALAEVTGVTTIIKNGEGRARSLEGLPEEMAVLRGTAPTAPIAVPMNGATYMADVMGGQKTGLFYDQRPNHAFAASLSRGVKVLDVFSHVGGFALAALAGGAASALAVDGSENALTLASAGAAAMGVEDRFATRKGDAFATLEALAAEGETFDIVICDPPAFAPNKNALEAGLRAYERIARLAAPLVAEGGYLVLCSCSHAADLTKFRNASARGIGRAGRRGQIINTGYAGPDHPLLPHLAESGYLKSVFFRL; from the coding sequence ATGACAGAACATACACCAGATCCCGCCACCACCTATGCCACCGTCCGCCTTTCGCCAAAGGCCGACGCCCGCGCCATCCGCCACGGTTTCCCGTGGGTCTACAGCGATGAGCTGGTGCTGGATCGTCGCACCAAGGCGCTGACCCCCGGCACGTTCGCCGTGCTAGAGGATGCCGAGCGTCGCCCCATGGCGATCGTCACGGTGAACCCCGCCAGCCGTATTGCGGCGCGCGTGATGGATCAGAACATCGAGGCCGTGATCGACACGGCGTGGCTCGCTGCGAAACTGACCCGTGCGCTGGCGCATCGCACCCGCCTTTACGATCAGCCGTTTTATCGCCTTGTCCATGCCGAAGCTGACGGTCTGCCGGGCGTAGTGATTGACCGCTTTGGCGACACCGCTGTGATCCAGCCCAATGCGGCATGGTCCGAGCGGATGGTGGAAAATCTTGCCGATGCACTGGCGGAGGTCACCGGCGTTACGACGATCATCAAGAACGGCGAAGGCCGCGCCCGCAGCCTTGAAGGTCTGCCCGAGGAAATGGCCGTGCTGCGCGGCACTGCGCCCACGGCGCCCATTGCCGTGCCGATGAATGGCGCGACCTATATGGCCGATGTGATGGGCGGTCAGAAAACCGGCCTGTTCTATGACCAGCGCCCGAACCATGCCTTTGCCGCCAGCCTGTCGCGCGGCGTCAAGGTGCTGGATGTGTTTAGCCATGTCGGCGGCTTTGCTTTGGCGGCTTTGGCGGGTGGCGCGGCCAGCGCGCTGGCGGTTGATGGATCGGAAAACGCCCTGACATTGGCCAGCGCAGGGGCGGCGGCGATGGGGGTCGAGGATCGTTTCGCCACCCGCAAGGGCGATGCCTTTGCCACGCTCGAGGCTTTGGCGGCCGAGGGTGAGACGTTTGATATCGTGATCTGCGACCCGCCCGCCTTTGCGCCCAATAAAAACGCGCTGGAAGCTGGGCTGCGTGCCTATGAACGCATCGCCCGCCTTGCCGCGCCCTTGGTGGCCGAGGGCGGCTATCTGGTGCTGTGTTCCTGCTCGCACGCCGCCGATCTGACGAAATTCCGCAACGCCTCGGCGCGCGGGATCGGGCGCGCTGGGCGGCGCGGTCAGATCATCAACACGGGCTACGCCGGCCCCGACCACCCGCTGCTGCCGCATCTGGCGGAAAGCGGCTATCTGAAGTCGGTCTTTTTCCGGCTATGA
- a CDS encoding HesB/IscA family protein produces MFTLPPTVTPRAFERLAQIGAAKQGKALRVAVEGGGCSGFQYQITLDAPQGDDLVLEGAGEKVVVDQVSLPFLASAQIDFSDALIGARFVIENPNASTSCGCGTSFSI; encoded by the coding sequence ATGTTCACCCTGCCCCCGACTGTGACCCCTCGCGCATTTGAACGCCTTGCCCAGATTGGCGCGGCCAAACAGGGCAAAGCCCTGCGCGTTGCGGTGGAAGGCGGCGGATGTTCGGGTTTCCAATACCAGATCACGCTGGACGCACCGCAGGGCGATGACCTTGTGCTAGAGGGCGCGGGCGAAAAGGTTGTGGTGGATCAGGTCTCGCTGCCGTTTCTGGCTTCGGCGCAGATCGACTTTTCCGATGCGCTGATCGGCGCGCGCTTTGTGATCGAAAACCCGAACGCCAGCACATCCTGCGGCTGCGGCACGTCATTCTCGATCTAA
- a CDS encoding peptidoglycan glycosyltransferase FtsW, producing MTDMVYRAAAVQQVGDPVLPRWWRTIDKLTFGCILVLFALGLLLGLAASAPLAQRLELDSFYFVVRQAVFGIAAITLMLMVSMLSPRMIRRLGVVGFVFAFASLAALPFVGTDFGKGAVRWFSLGVASFQPSEVLKPFFIVVTAWLLVAGGQEGGPPGKRISLLLTAVIVIMLALQPDFGQAALIIFTWTVMYFVAGAPMVLLMGLAGIVAGGGVIAYNSSDHFARRINSFLAEEFDPRSQIGFATNAIREGGFFGVGVGQGQVKWSLPDAHTDFIIAVAAEEYGLLLVGAIILLFLVIVVRSLFRLMRERDPFIRLAGTGLATVFGVQAMINMGVAVRLLPAKGMTLPFVSYGGSSLMAAGLSVGMLMALTRARPQGLIGDILLRQGRR from the coding sequence ATGACAGACATGGTCTATCGCGCGGCGGCGGTGCAGCAGGTCGGCGACCCTGTTCTGCCGCGCTGGTGGCGCACAATCGACAAGCTGACATTCGGATGCATTCTGGTGCTATTCGCGCTGGGGCTATTGCTGGGGCTTGCGGCCTCGGCCCCGCTGGCGCAGCGGCTAGAGCTCGACTCATTCTATTTTGTGGTGCGTCAGGCGGTCTTTGGGATCGCGGCGATCACGCTGATGCTGATGGTCTCGATGCTGTCGCCGCGGATGATCCGCCGCCTTGGGGTGGTGGGATTCGTTTTTGCTTTTGCCTCGCTGGCGGCGCTGCCTTTTGTCGGCACTGACTTTGGCAAGGGTGCGGTGCGGTGGTTTTCGCTGGGGGTGGCCAGTTTCCAGCCGTCCGAAGTGCTCAAGCCGTTCTTTATCGTCGTGACCGCTTGGCTGCTGGTTGCGGGCGGGCAAGAGGGCGGACCGCCCGGCAAGCGCATTTCGCTGCTGCTGACCGCTGTTATTGTCATCATGCTGGCACTGCAGCCAGACTTTGGCCAAGCGGCGCTGATCATCTTTACCTGGACTGTGATGTATTTCGTGGCGGGCGCGCCGATGGTGCTGTTGATGGGCCTTGCAGGCATCGTCGCGGGCGGCGGTGTGATCGCCTATAACAGCTCGGACCACTTCGCGCGGCGGATTAACAGCTTTTTGGCCGAGGAATTCGACCCGCGCAGCCAGATCGGTTTTGCCACCAATGCGATCCGCGAGGGCGGCTTCTTTGGTGTCGGTGTGGGGCAGGGCCAAGTGAAATGGTCGCTGCCCGATGCGCATACCGACTTTATCATCGCCGTCGCTGCCGAAGAATACGGCCTGTTGCTGGTCGGTGCGATCATCCTGCTGTTTTTGGTTATCGTTGTGCGCTCGCTGTTTCGCCTGATGCGCGAGCGCGATCCCTTTATCCGTCTGGCGGGCACCGGTCTTGCGACCGTTTTCGGGGTGCAGGCCATGATCAATATGGGCGTTGCGGTGCGCCTGCTGCCGGCCAAGGGGATGACGTTGCCGTTCGTCAGCTATGGCGGCTCGTCGCTGATGGCCGCAGGGCTGTCCGTGGGGATGCTGATGGCACTGACCCGCGCCCGCCCGCAGGGTTTGATCGGAGATATTCTGTTGCGTCAGGGGCGCCGATAA
- a CDS encoding flagellar motor switch protein FliM encodes MAGGLKTMLGRGRPHIPMGGAQPQRVLRQSFARALTEVGGLRATLALPDVGEGVLDDILPALPDGMILFSLVCDGDIVGLMAFDAQLRMAVVEAQTLGEPYHASMPERPRTSVDEVLCQPVADRCITDLIAEALAAPTSGWSVQAWVEGVVCDRPFSGGRDAAFALSHGAYRQMRIGVGISAERAGSLVLLLPVEGARAAVAQRRKLAEDAPARAVEASRSRHAGWSLSINRNVMGAAVDLQAVLHRMRLPLSQIEGWAAGDVVMMPGASLAAVRLVGVADTPVGTGQLGKAGGMRAIRMKEGAAPLALEDMEALGGKGWENRASLAG; translated from the coding sequence ATGGCGGGTGGGCTTAAAACCATGCTGGGACGCGGCAGGCCGCATATCCCCATGGGCGGCGCGCAGCCGCAGCGCGTGCTGCGTCAGTCCTTTGCGCGCGCGCTGACCGAGGTTGGCGGCCTGCGCGCGACGCTGGCATTGCCAGATGTGGGCGAGGGGGTGCTGGACGATATCCTGCCCGCGCTGCCCGACGGGATGATCCTGTTTTCGCTGGTTTGCGATGGCGATATCGTCGGCCTTATGGCCTTTGATGCCCAGTTGCGCATGGCGGTGGTCGAGGCGCAGACCCTGGGCGAGCCATATCATGCCAGCATGCCAGAGCGTCCGCGCACCTCGGTGGATGAGGTGTTGTGCCAACCCGTCGCGGATCGCTGTATCACCGATCTGATTGCCGAGGCTTTGGCCGCGCCCACCAGTGGGTGGTCGGTGCAAGCCTGGGTCGAGGGGGTCGTTTGTGATCGGCCATTCTCGGGGGGGCGCGATGCGGCTTTTGCCCTCAGCCATGGCGCCTATCGCCAGATGCGGATCGGGGTCGGAATCAGTGCCGAGCGCGCCGGCAGTCTGGTCCTGCTGCTGCCGGTCGAGGGGGCCCGTGCCGCTGTCGCGCAGCGCCGCAAATTGGCCGAGGATGCCCCCGCCCGCGCGGTCGAGGCCAGCCGTTCCCGCCATGCAGGTTGGTCGCTGTCGATCAACCGCAATGTCATGGGCGCGGCGGTAGATCTGCAGGCCGTGCTGCACCGGATGCGCCTGCCGCTGTCGCAGATCGAGGGGTGGGCCGCGGGTGATGTGGTCATGATGCCCGGCGCAAGCCTAGCCGCTGTGCGGCTGGTGGGGGTGGCGGATACGCCGGTTGGCACGGGCCAATTGGGTAAGGCGGGCGGGATGCGCGCGATCCGGATGAAAGAGGGTGCGGCGCCGCTCGCGCTGGAAGATATGGAAGCGCTAGGGGGCAAGGGCTGGGAAAACCGCGCAAGCCTTGCGGGGTAA
- a CDS encoding RSP_2648 family PIN domain-containing protein, with protein sequence MSESPRVVVDTCVLFPTVLRELTLGAAARGLFRPLWSERILGEWQRAVIKLGPAAVAQVEGEIAMARVHFPKALVSYQPALEERLYLPDPNDRHVLAAAIAGSADAILTMNASDFPRNILSEEGVLRVDPDGFLTDLAQKHPDQMRAVADEVLARANHFAPKDAAPWRLRALLKKGRLNRLGKLLDP encoded by the coding sequence ATGAGTGAAAGCCCGCGCGTTGTCGTCGACACCTGCGTCCTGTTCCCAACGGTCCTGCGCGAGCTGACCTTGGGCGCGGCGGCGCGGGGGCTGTTCCGGCCGCTATGGTCGGAACGCATCTTGGGCGAATGGCAGCGCGCGGTGATCAAGCTCGGCCCCGCTGCCGTCGCGCAGGTCGAGGGAGAGATCGCCATGGCGCGTGTGCATTTTCCCAAAGCGCTGGTCAGCTATCAGCCCGCGCTGGAGGAACGGCTCTATCTCCCCGACCCGAACGATCGTCATGTGCTGGCGGCGGCGATTGCGGGATCGGCGGATGCGATCCTGACAATGAATGCCAGCGACTTTCCCCGCAATATTCTGTCCGAAGAAGGCGTCCTGCGCGTTGATCCCGATGGGTTTTTGACCGATCTGGCCCAAAAGCATCCCGATCAGATGCGCGCGGTTGCGGACGAAGTTCTGGCGCGCGCCAATCATTTCGCGCCAAAGGATGCCGCGCCTTGGCGCCTGCGTGCGCTGCTGAAAAAGGGGCGACTCAATCGCCTGGGCAAGCTACTCGACCCTTAG
- a CDS encoding NAD(P)/FAD-dependent oxidoreductase, with product MQVNTLIIGAGAAGLYCAAHAGPGTLLVDHARAPGEKIRISGGGRCNFTNIHAAPQNYISQNPHFVKSALSRHSAADFLALVEAHRIPWHEKTLGQLFCDRSAKDIIAMLTSMVERAGAALWLETSVVDVAHDGTHFRVTLEQAGERTQVTAQNLVLASGGKSIPKMGATGFAYRVAEDFGLPVTETTPGLVPLTFSDNQMAPLAGVATPVIARAARGPAFPEALLFTHRGLSGPTILQISSYWQAGEDIAINLLPGAPVIDQLRAQRKGAGAKSIASVLGGLLPRKLVDVLLEDWGLGGNYADLSDKALQDMAQRLGDWQLRPTGSEGYRTAEVTIGGIDTNALSSRTMEAKAVPGLYCIGECVDVTGWLGGYNFQWAWSSAHAAAMAISGR from the coding sequence ATGCAGGTGAATACATTGATCATTGGTGCCGGTGCTGCCGGTCTTTATTGCGCCGCCCATGCGGGTCCCGGCACGTTGCTGGTTGATCACGCGCGCGCGCCGGGCGAAAAGATCCGGATCTCAGGTGGCGGGCGCTGCAATTTCACCAATATCCATGCGGCCCCGCAAAACTACATCAGCCAGAACCCGCATTTCGTGAAATCCGCGCTGTCGCGCCACAGCGCCGCCGATTTCCTGGCGCTGGTCGAGGCGCACCGCATCCCCTGGCACGAGAAAACGCTGGGACAGCTGTTCTGCGACCGCTCGGCCAAGGATATCATCGCCATGCTGACCAGTATGGTCGAACGCGCGGGCGCGGCCCTGTGGCTGGAAACCTCGGTCGTCGATGTGGCGCATGACGGCACCCATTTCCGCGTCACGCTGGAACAGGCAGGCGAGCGGACGCAGGTCACCGCGCAAAATCTGGTGCTGGCCAGTGGCGGCAAATCCATTCCCAAAATGGGCGCGACGGGCTTTGCCTATCGCGTGGCCGAGGATTTTGGCCTGCCGGTGACCGAAACCACCCCAGGCCTTGTGCCCCTGACCTTTTCCGACAATCAGATGGCGCCGCTTGCGGGGGTCGCAACGCCCGTCATCGCCCGCGCCGCGCGCGGCCCTGCCTTCCCCGAGGCGCTGCTGTTCACCCATCGCGGCCTGTCAGGCCCGACGATTTTGCAGATCAGCAGCTATTGGCAGGCGGGCGAGGATATCGCGATCAACCTGCTGCCCGGCGCACCAGTGATCGACCAATTGCGCGCGCAGCGCAAAGGCGCGGGCGCGAAATCTATCGCCAGCGTGCTAGGCGGCCTGCTGCCGCGTAAACTGGTGGATGTGCTGTTGGAAGACTGGGGCCTTGGCGGCAATTACGCCGATCTGTCCGACAAAGCGCTGCAGGACATGGCCCAGCGCCTTGGCGATTGGCAGTTGCGCCCGACGGGATCTGAAGGGTATCGCACCGCCGAAGTCACCATCGGCGGCATCGACACCAATGCGCTGTCGTCCCGCACGATGGAGGCAAAGGCCGTCCCCGGCCTTTACTGCATCGGTGAATGCGTGGATGTGACCGGCTGGCTCGGCGGCTATAATTTCCAATGGGCGTGGTCATCCGCCCATGCCGCCGCCATGGCCATATCGGGCCGCTGA
- the xth gene encoding exodeoxyribonuclease III, which translates to MRIATYNINGIKARLETVTEWLTRESPDVAIFQEIKSVDEGFPRSAIEDLGYNLETHGQKGFNGVAIASKLPMEDVTRGLPGDDNDEQSRWIEATVIGKTAVRICGLYLPNGNPAPGPKYDYKLAWMERLHKRAEALLASEEPAFMAGDYNVIPQAEDAKNPAEWLEDALYLPQTRDAFRRILNLGFTDAFRAITQGPGHYSFWDFQAGAWQRDNGIRIDHFLLTPQCADLLQNAWIEKDARGREKPSDHVPVWVELDA; encoded by the coding sequence ATGCGCATTGCGACCTATAACATCAACGGCATCAAGGCGCGGCTAGAGACGGTCACCGAATGGCTGACCCGCGAATCCCCCGATGTGGCGATCTTTCAAGAGATCAAATCCGTCGACGAGGGCTTTCCCCGCAGCGCCATCGAGGATCTGGGCTATAATCTAGAGACCCATGGCCAAAAGGGGTTCAATGGCGTTGCCATCGCCTCGAAACTGCCGATGGAGGATGTGACGCGCGGCCTGCCCGGCGATGACAACGACGAGCAGTCGCGCTGGATCGAGGCCACGGTGATCGGTAAGACCGCCGTGCGCATCTGCGGCCTTTACCTGCCCAATGGCAACCCCGCCCCCGGCCCGAAATATGACTATAAGCTAGCATGGATGGAGCGTCTGCACAAACGTGCCGAGGCGTTGCTGGCGTCCGAGGAGCCCGCCTTTATGGCCGGCGATTACAACGTGATCCCGCAGGCCGAGGATGCCAAGAACCCCGCCGAATGGCTGGAGGATGCGCTTTATCTGCCGCAAACACGCGATGCGTTCCGCCGCATCCTGAACCTAGGCTTTACCGATGCGTTTCGCGCCATCACCCAAGGGCCCGGGCATTATTCATTTTGGGATTTTCAGGCCGGTGCTTGGCAGCGCGACAATGGCATCCGTATCGACCATTTCCTGCTGACGCCGCAATGCGCTGATCTGCTGCAAAACGCATGGATCGAAAAGGATGCGCGGGGCAGGGAAAAGCCCTCGGATCACGTGCCGGTCTGGGTCGAGCTGGACGCCTGA